AGATCGACGCGGCGCCGGAAGAAAAGGCGCGCGGCATCACGATCAACACGGCGCACGTGGAATACGAAACGGCGAACCGCCACTACGCCCACGTGGACTGCCCGGGCCACGCCGACTACGTGAAGAACATGATCACGGGTGCGGCGCAGATGGACGGCGCGATCCTGGTGTGCTC
The DNA window shown above is from Paraburkholderia flava and carries:
- a CDS encoding GTP-binding protein → MAKGKFERTKPHVNVGTIGHVDHGKTTLTAAITTVLTAKFGGEAKAYDQIDAAPEEKARGITINTAHVEYETANRHYAHVDCPGHADYVKNMITGAAQMDGAILVCS